In Bernardetia litoralis DSM 6794, the genomic window TTAACTTCTGCTAATAGTTCGTATGCACCTCCAACATATGTGGACTTCTGTACTCCTTTTTCATGACCTTCTTTTGAAAATGGATTATAGTGGATAAAAGAATCATCTAGAATTTCATGTAATTTTTTTTCTGCTTCTATTCTTGCTACTCGTATATTTCCAATACCTAAATTTATTTTAGCAACACCTTCTTGAATTAAGAAATTTTCAGATTTAAATGTTTTTCTATGTATATATAAATTTTTTAATATACCTTCTTTTGAAAAAAAATTAGCATATATATTATCTTCGTATGCATCATCATATAGCAATTACACCTGTTATGGAGTTAGGATAATATTTTGCTATTTCTTCTATCATTTGTGTATTAAACTTACCTACTTCTACATTATCTTTATTTATAACCTCTTCAGCAAACCAATAATCAGATAAGACTTTATCCAATTCATACGAATTAATATGACTCTTATAAGTAGTTAGACAAAATTATCATATATTTCTTTAAGGTGATTTACTAAAAAACAATCTACAAATCAAAAAAAGGACTTTGGATTTTTTTGGTGTTTTGTGTAGTTGATGATTATTTTCTTAGAATAGGAAACCAATTCTTGAATAACAAAGTTAGATATGTGTTTTACATTTTTTTGAAAATTACCAAATCAAAATACATATAAAAATTCTTTCAAACACTTTTTTTAGAAGATATAAAAATGGAAAACAGAAAACAGATAGAAAATAAAATTCAGAAAAATGTAGAAGAATTTTGGAAATGGGCTTTTAAATCATCTTCTAAAGAAGAAATTTTAAATGGAGAAATTGATAGTCCTTCATTTCCAAATTGGCAAAAAATAGAAAATAATCTTGAAGAAGCATTTAGAAATCTCAACTTTGATGAATTAGGAAATAAAACACTTGACAATATTATTTTCATAATTGCCCAACAATGGGACATTGGAATAATTTTAAATTGGTTTAATAAAGGAGGAGAAGAAATTGGACAACTAGGAATGACAGAACTTCAGCTTCAAAGAATTTGCGAAAGAGGAGTAACAACAAATTTAATAGATGCAAAATCACAATTAGCAGCCTCACTTTATAAAATTGAAAATAAAGAAAAAGCTAAAGAACTTCTTTTAAGTTATTACAAAGATGAAGATGAATACATCCGAAGAATGTCATTAAATTCGTTACACAAGTTAGGTTATCAAAATATTAATGATCTACTTTTAAATTCGTGGGATAAGAATGAAGAATACGAGAGAATGATTTGCTTACAAATTTGGTCAGAAATAAACGAAAAAGAATTTATTAAATATTGTGAGATTGCAGAGAAAGACGAAAGAAAATATCTTCGTGAATTTGCAATTAAAATAAAAAAAGAGCAAGAATAGAATATTATACTAGAAATTCCTCATTCCAATCAAAAAAAGGAGTGGGGATTTTTTGTGTGTTTATATAGACCAATTTTCTAATTCAAGTCCTTCTATATTTTCAAAGTCTTTTGTATTGTTGGTAACTAATACTAAATTATTTGCAAGTGCAATTCCTGCAATCAAGAGGTCATCGTGTCCAGAATGTTTTCCTGCTTTTCTTAATTTTGCATACGCATCAGAAGAGAGTTCGACAGATAATTCTGTTACTTCTTTTATCTGATTTTCTTTCAAAAATTCTCTAAAACGTTCTAGCTGTTTTTCTGCACCTTTGGCTTTTAATCCGTTTAAAACTTCAAATACTGTAATTCTTGAAACATAAAGACAGGGATAAACCTCTAAATAAGCAGTTATATTTTGAATTACAGTTGGATTTTTTCGCATCAACAGAGATAAAGTATCTGTATCTAACAAAACTTCTTTTCTCATACAAACAACATATCTATTTTGTGATGAAATAATTTAGCAGATTGTCTTCTTTCTTTATACGTATCTTCAATAATATCATCCCAAACAGATAAATCTTCGTCCTCTTCTTGATTTTCTATAGGTTGTGTAGAAGATTTATAAATAGGTTGATTCATCATTTCTCTAAAAGCTAAGTATAAATTCTCAATGAGTTGAGGATTTTGAAGTTTTAGTATATCTATGATTAATTGTTCTTTTATAGTCATAAAATTAAATTTAAAATTATCGTATATTTCTTTAAGACAATTTACTAAAAAACATTCTATAAAACAATAATAAATAGAAGTGAGGTTCTAGTGCAAGATTATATCTTGTACTTACTCTTTCGTCAGCATATGCTGACAAAATAATAGACACAAGGAAAACCTTGCGCTAGATGGGTTTCAGAAATAGCAACAATAGTATTATTTGCACTAGAAGAAAGTGTACGAGGATAGCGTTTTTTCATTGAAAATTAATTTGGATAGATTGGAACTTATTTTTCAGAGGAATTTCGAATAGCTCCTCTTTATATAGTAGAGTTACTTCATAAATTTATGTAATTTCTCTTGTTCATTTTCTATAGGAATTCCATACTTCTCTTTCTTATAAACATCTTCTACAGTTATTCCTCCAAACGCTTGAACTGGATGTATAGAAACCGATTTAATACTACCATCATTTTTGTCAATGACCATACAACCATCTCCTAAAAACACATCATGAGAGCCACTCAAAACACATGTTTCTGTGTTGTAATACAGAATATATCCTAAATCAAACTCTCTTAATTTAGTTTGCACTATCTTAGTCTTATAGATTTTACTCAAATCATTAAGACACTTATCTTTTAAAATTTCTACTTGTTCGAAGGAAATCATAATTAATCTTTTTTGATTAGTTTACATAAAATTTGACTACATAGAATAATAAACGGAATTTTAATACTATAGTATTTTACTTTCTATATGTTATAATTTTTAATTGCTGTACTCAAATATAACAAAAACTAACTAAAATAAACACCTCATTTCCCACTCTGGCGCAAGGTTCTACCTTGTGTCTACTATTTCAGCAAGCATATGCTTGCGAAAGAACAAGTACAAGATAGAATCTTGCACTAGAAACTTCCTCATTCCAATAAAAAAAGGAGTGAGGCTTTTTTTATAAAAACTTTGTCAATAGTCTGTAATCAGACTTTGACAATAGTTGCAAAAATAGTGGTTGTACTTCAACTATTGTCAGAGTTTGCTTAGGCAAACTACTTACAAAGTTGTACTATAATTTGCATTTTTTAGTTTATTCCATTAGCAAAATGCTAAAAAATAACGTACCTTCAATGCGTAATCCGTAATTTTTAATTCGTAATTAAATTATATGCTTTTTTCTATCTATCGTTCGTCAGCAGGTTCTGGCAAGACTTATACGCTTACTAAAGAATATATCAAGATTGCCTTAGCAAGCCCGAATCCTGAGCTTTTGGGAGAATTTGATGTGCATTATTACCGTCATATTTTGGCAGTAACTTTTACAAACGATGCTGCAAAGGAAATGAAACAGCGTATTGTGAGCAAATTAGATGCTTTTTCGGTCTTGGAAACGGCAGAAGAAGATTCTATGTTTCATGATGTTTTGAAGGAATTAAAAGAGGAATATCCACAAATAGAAATTACAAAAGAAGAAATTGTAAAGCGTTCGAAGGCGTTGCATCAAACTATTTTACATCATTATTCTGATTTTGCAGTCAGTACGATTGATTCTTTTTCAAAACGAATTGTACAAGCATTTACCAAAGATTTGGATTTGCCACCCAATTTTGAGATTCAAATGGATATTGAAGAAGCATTAGAGGAAGCTGTCAGCCGAATGTATCACAAAATCGGAGAGCGTGGCGACAATCATTTGAGTGAAGTCATGAAAGAATTTGTCTTGAAGGAAACCCAAGATGAAAAAAGCTGGAATGTAGATAGGGGACTTTTGGATTTTGGAAAAATTATCTTTGAAGAAGCCAAAAAACATTCAGTAGATAAAATAAAAGCATTGACACAAACGCAGCTCAAAATGGTAAAAGCTGATTATCTAACTTATATCGGAAAAGTAGAAAATGAAATAATTCCACAAGCAGGAGATTTTGGCAGAATTTTATTAAATGCCTTCGAAGAAAATGGTTTGGTAGCCAAAGATTTTCATTATTCTAGCAGAGGAATTTATAATTATGTTTTGATTTATGCCACAAATGAAGATAAAGTAAAAGACGATTGGGACAAACAAAAACCTCTAAATTCGTATATCGCAAATGATGGATTAAAACTAAATAAATGGGCTGCAAAAGCTACAAAAGGTTCTAGTTTGGAAGCCATAAAAGAGCTTTCTCCTATGATAAAAGAAATGGTTTTGAAAATTGAAACCTTAAAAACAGAGTTTCAAGAAAAATATGCATACAGCCGAATGATGCGACGTTTTATTTTTCAAATGATGTTTTTAGAAGAAATAGGAAATCAAATTGAATATTTAAAAGAGAAAAAGAATCATGTTTATTTGAGTGAATTTAATGAAAAAATCAATAAAATTGTTGAAAATGAACCTGTTCCCTATATTTTTGAACGAATTGGAGAAAAATTTAAGCACATTCTGATTGATGAATTTCAAGATACTTCAAAGATGCAATGGCATAATTTGATTCCACTTGTTTCGAATAGTTTGGCAAATGGAATGCGTAGTATGGTTGTTGGAGATGCAAAACAGGCAATTTATCGTTGGCGAAGTGGTGATGCTGACCTTTTGGTAAACCTGCCAAATGTGCCAAGTGCAGACCCAGATTCTATGCTTGCAGAACATACTGAAATTTTTAAAGAACATGCTAATCAACAAATTTTGGGTACAAACCGTCGTAGTGACCCCAATATTGTAGATTTTAATAATAAATTATTTCATTTTGTAAGAAAACGTTTTGATTCTGTTTGTCCTGATTTGGCTTCCCATTATGCCGAAGTAATTCAAGAAACAGTTTTTGAAACTGGTGGACATGTGTCTGTTCGTTTTGTAGAAAAAGATAAAAATACAAGTCAGAAAGAATATCAAGAACGTACTTTTACTTATTGTTTGGATTTGGTAAAAAAACTCCAAAAACAAGATTATAAGCTAGAAGATATTACCATTTTGGTAAGAACAAATGGAATGGGTGCATTTTTGGCAGAAAAATTTATTGAACAAAAAATTCCTGTTATTTCTGGTGATTCTTTACTTTTAGTTTCTTCAAAAGTAGTACAAACAATTATTAATTTTATGTTTTTGTTGCAACAACCCGATGATGCACCACGAAAACTAGAAATTATTGAGTTTTTGGAAAATCATTTGGAACAAAAATACCAATCTGAAAACCCTCCTTTTGATTTGGCTGGAGAATTAAATAATGAAGATGAAGAAAATTTTACCAAAATAATAAAAGAACAGTTCAAAAAAACACTTTCAATGCCTGTTCTTCGTCATCTTTCTCTTTATGAAATTGCTGAAGAACTAATTAGAGAGCTAGAATTGTATCGCCATCATACCGAACAGCTTTATATTCAAAAATTACTTGATGTTTTGTTTGAATTTAGTAGAAATAAAAATGATAATCTATTAGATTTCTTAGAACATTGGGAGCGCAAAAAAGGCAGGATTTCAATTTCTTCGCCAGAAGGAGGTGCTGCATTGCGTGTCATGACGATTCATAAAAGTAAAGGTTTGGAGTTCCCTGTCGTGATTATGCCTTTTGCAGATTGGAAAGTTACGCCTAGAGGTTCTAGTCAGCTTTGGGTAGAATGGGAAGATAATCCGATTGCACCAGAGCTTTCCACGATGATTTTGTCGATGCGTGAAACAATGAAAGATGGTATTTTTTCAGAAAATTATAAGCAAGAATGGTCTTTAAATTTCATTGATGCAATCAATAATTTGTATGTTGGCTTGACTCGCCCTACCGAAAAGTTGTTCATTATGACAAAAGAGGTTTCCAAATTGGAAAATAAAAAGCCTGTCAAAAAGAAAGCAAATAATACCACAAAAGAAGATAATTTTGGAATTGATAAGGTAAAAGATATTGCTGATTTATTGGGATTATTTCTTTTGAGAGAAGCCGAACATATACACAAAATTGAAGCTAGAGAGTATGTTCTTTCAGAAGACGACTCAAATAAAAAACACAAAACAAAGATGAATGATAAGCAATCTTTAAATATTAAGGAGCTTGTCAGTACAGAAGCTAGAAATAAAATCAGAGTTAGAAAGAATAATTTGCGTTATGATGAAAGTTATTTAACCGTAGAAGATTTTTATGACTCTAGGAAAGATGGGCTTTTGATGCACTATGCTTTTGAAAAAATATTTACAATTAATGACACTTCAAAAGCTGTACAAACACTTATAAATGAGGGACTTATTGCAGAAGATGAGCGAGAGAGCTTAGAAAACAAAATGAAAGATGTCATGAGATTGCAACAGATTGAAGAGTTTTTCCGTCCTGATATAGATATTTCCCAAAAAGAAAATGCAAACAATCCGAATGCATACAAAATCTTGAATGAACAAGAAATTATTCAGAAGGGAAATCGCAGGGTTTTGCGTCCTGACCGTATGATGATAAAAGGCGATACTGCCATTCTCATTGATTACAAAACTGGACAAATAGACCCAAAACATCACCAACAAATTAATGGTTATGCAACTGCTCTTTACCAAATGGGCAAACGTAAAGTCAGACGTTTTTTGGTCTATACTGAAAAAATGAAAATTATAGAAGTGGATTAATTCAAGATATAAAATAATAACACTTTCGACTACTTTTTTATTTTTTTAGACAAAATTGGCAATACTTTTGATTAAGCCATATTTTAGATATTAACTTTAATGTTTTTATCAAAAACAAAATTATCAAATTTATATCCAAATAATTTTTTAATTTACTATTTTTATTCAATCAAAAATTTATCAAAAATGAAAAAATCAATTTTCTCTTATTTCTCGTATTTAGTTCTTTTATTCCTAGCAGTAGGAACACTTTCTTCTTGTGATGAAGAGACAGATGGCGTAGATCCTGCTCCAACTATTTCTCTTACTCCTACAACTTCAACTATTGAAGTAGGTCAACCAGTTGATTTTACGTATAGCGTAGTATCTGAAAAAAATCTTGAAGAAATTCGTATTATCTATCGTAGTGCAACTCAAGAAACAGTTACAGATTTCACTAATAATGATTCTCATAGTGGAGCTTTTACTTTTGTAGCTGAAGCTGATGATGCAAATACAACTGTTACTGTTACTGTTGAAGCAGTAGATAAAGATGGTAATAGCTCTAGCCAATCTGCTGAAGTTGTTGTTGCTGAAGTTGTAGAAGAAATCACTGTTGATGCATTCCCTGCTGTTCTTTTGGGAGCGCAAGATAATGCTAGTGAGGGTAGTTTCTTAGATGCTAATACAGGAAATGTATATAGTATTGCAGAAGCAAAAGCAAATGCTGCAAGTGTAGATATGGCTTATCTTCAAGGTTCTGAGTCTAATGGACAAGGTGCTGTAATTGGCTCTTTAAGTGATGCTTCTGTAACATCAGTATTTTCTACAGATGCTAGTGATTGGTCTGTAACAAATAATACTCGTTTCAAAAACACAACTCTTTCAGAAGCTGATTTTAATGCTTTTACTTATAATTCTGAACTTACTGCTGCTTATGCTGCTGGTACTGAGCCTGATGTTGCTTCAGGAGACCAAAGTGAAGGTTCTGCTTCTCGTGTAAATCAACTTACTGCTGGTAAAGTATTTGCTTTCCAAACTGTAGATGGAAAAGATGGTTTAGCATATGTAGTAAGTATTGCTGAAGGTACTACTGGAACTATTACACTTAATATCAAAGTATCAAAATAATTTTATCCTTTCAAATAGATTAGATAGAACTTATTGTTAATAAAAAAGTCAATTTAGAATATCAAAAATGATATTTTGAATTGACTTTTTGTATGTTTGTCCAAAAATAAATTAAAACAACTAATTTTATAAATCATGAAAAAAATATTTTTCTTAAAAATACTATTCACTTTATCTATTCTTACAATTTTCTCAGCCTGTGAAGATAATAATGATGAAAACCCAAGAGCAGAAATTACAATTACAGCAGAAAGTGAAAAAGTGAATCTAGGTGAGAATCTAATAATTAATTATACTGTAAATTCTCCTATTGATATAAAGACAATAAATATTTTGATAGATAATAGAAATGTAGAAACAATAAGTAGTTTTACAACTTCACAAACACATACAGGAACTTATAATTTTGAAGGTAAAATAGAATATCTCAATCAAAGTCCAATTATTCAAATTGAAGTAATTGATATAGAAGAGGAGCGTTCTTTGAAATCTATAAATATACAAGTAAGACAATCTAGTGAGTCTGTTCCCATTGTAGAGTATGATAATATTATCTTAGAAACGCAAGGAATAAGTGATGCAAAGCAGTTTTTGGATGCTGATTTGGCTAGAACATTTACACTTCTACAAGGAAAACCAAGTGCTTCTATTATTGATTTAGTTGCTTTTTATGATGCTGAAAAAAAATGGGTTATGGCTGCACCAGATGACCAAATTATACGAGATTATTTTACAGATGAACAAAATGGAACACAAACTTGGTCTGTCAGAAACCGTACTCACATCAAAGAAACAGGACTTACCAACAGAGATTTTTTTGCTATTATAGATGGCAGAGAAATTAGAGCAGAATATGCACAAGGAGGAATTCCACAAGGAACAGACTCTCAAGAAAGTTTTGCTTTACAAGTAAATAACTTACAAGAAGGTTATGTTTTTGCATTCCAAACTGCCCAAGAAAAAGAAGGCTTAATCTATATAAGCAAAATAGAAGGAGAAACAGCAGGAAGAATAACTATTTCTATCAAAATGGTAGAGTAAAATCAATAAAAAAGGTTTCAAAAAACAATATGTTCTTTGAAACCTTTTTTGCTAAAAAAAAATCCAAAACTAGCTTTTTTCAGCCATTTGCTCTTCTTTTAAAACACGTCTAAGAATTTTACCTACATTTGATTTTGGTAACTCTTCTTTAAAAACTACATGTTTTGGCACTTTATAGCCTGTCAAATGTTCTTTACAGAAAGCTCTAATTTCTTCTTTTGTAAGGCTATCATCTTTTTTGACAATACAAGCCATAATTGCTTCGTGTGATTTTTCATCAGGAATTCCGATT contains:
- a CDS encoding UvrD-helicase domain-containing protein — translated: MLFSIYRSSAGSGKTYTLTKEYIKIALASPNPELLGEFDVHYYRHILAVTFTNDAAKEMKQRIVSKLDAFSVLETAEEDSMFHDVLKELKEEYPQIEITKEEIVKRSKALHQTILHHYSDFAVSTIDSFSKRIVQAFTKDLDLPPNFEIQMDIEEALEEAVSRMYHKIGERGDNHLSEVMKEFVLKETQDEKSWNVDRGLLDFGKIIFEEAKKHSVDKIKALTQTQLKMVKADYLTYIGKVENEIIPQAGDFGRILLNAFEENGLVAKDFHYSSRGIYNYVLIYATNEDKVKDDWDKQKPLNSYIANDGLKLNKWAAKATKGSSLEAIKELSPMIKEMVLKIETLKTEFQEKYAYSRMMRRFIFQMMFLEEIGNQIEYLKEKKNHVYLSEFNEKINKIVENEPVPYIFERIGEKFKHILIDEFQDTSKMQWHNLIPLVSNSLANGMRSMVVGDAKQAIYRWRSGDADLLVNLPNVPSADPDSMLAEHTEIFKEHANQQILGTNRRSDPNIVDFNNKLFHFVRKRFDSVCPDLASHYAEVIQETVFETGGHVSVRFVEKDKNTSQKEYQERTFTYCLDLVKKLQKQDYKLEDITILVRTNGMGAFLAEKFIEQKIPVISGDSLLLVSSKVVQTIINFMFLLQQPDDAPRKLEIIEFLENHLEQKYQSENPPFDLAGELNNEDEENFTKIIKEQFKKTLSMPVLRHLSLYEIAEELIRELELYRHHTEQLYIQKLLDVLFEFSRNKNDNLLDFLEHWERKKGRISISSPEGGAALRVMTIHKSKGLEFPVVIMPFADWKVTPRGSSQLWVEWEDNPIAPELSTMILSMRETMKDGIFSENYKQEWSLNFIDAINNLYVGLTRPTEKLFIMTKEVSKLENKKPVKKKANNTTKEDNFGIDKVKDIADLLGLFLLREAEHIHKIEAREYVLSEDDSNKKHKTKMNDKQSLNIKELVSTEARNKIRVRKNNLRYDESYLTVEDFYDSRKDGLLMHYAFEKIFTINDTSKAVQTLINEGLIAEDERESLENKMKDVMRLQQIEEFFRPDIDISQKENANNPNAYKILNEQEIIQKGNRRVLRPDRMMIKGDTAILIDYKTGQIDPKHHQQINGYATALYQMGKRKVRRFLVYTEKMKIIEVD
- a CDS encoding type II toxin-antitoxin system VapC family toxin, coding for MRKEVLLDTDTLSLLMRKNPTVIQNITAYLEVYPCLYVSRITVFEVLNGLKAKGAEKQLERFREFLKENQIKEVTELSVELSSDAYAKLRKAGKHSGHDDLLIAGIALANNLVLVTNNTKDFENIEGLELENWSI